Genomic segment of Truepera radiovictrix DSM 17093:
CGAGGGGGGCGAGGGGGTGTTGCCGCAAGAAGCGGGCCTTGAGTACGCCGTCTCCTACCGCAAGGGCTGCTACCTGGGCCAAGAGATCATGGCGCGCATCGAAGCGCGCGGCAACGTGCGGCGGCGGCTCGTGGGGTTGCGGCTCGAGAGCGTCCCCCCCGAAGGCGCGCGCGAGCTCCTCGCCGAGGGCAAGGTGGTCGGCCGTTTGGGCACCGTCGCCGAACACCCGCAGCTAGGCACGGTCGCGCTCGCGAGCGTGCGCCACGAGGTCGGCGCGGGCGCGCCGCTCCTGGTCGGCGGCGTCAGCGCCACCGTCGCGCCGCTGCCCTTTGAGACCGCGGCGCAGTACACATCCCGCTAGGGGCGCCCGTAGGGGCAAAAGTCCCTATAATGGCCCCATGAAAAGCAAACGAGACTGGCTCGAGACGAGCTACCGCGCCGCCACGGCGCGCTTTCCCGAACGCTCGTACCCGTTTCGGACGCTCTCGAATATCGAGGTCGCACCCGTCTACACCCACGAGGACCTTCAGGACTTCGACCCCGCCGAAAAGCTCGGCTACCCCGGCGAGTTCCCCTACACCCGCGGCGTTCAAGCGTCGATGTACCGCGGCAAGCTCTGGACCATGCGGCAGTTTGCCGGTTTCGGCTCCGCCGAGCAGACGAACGCCCGCTTTAAGAAGCTCCTGGAGGCCGGCCAGACGGGCCTCTCGACGGCTTTCGACCTGCCGACTTTGATGGGTTACGACGCCGACCACCCCATGGCGAAAGGCGAGGTCGGCAAGATGGGGGTCGCGGTGTCGTCGCTGGCCGACATGGAGCGCCTCTTTGACGGCATCGACCTCGAGCGCGTGACCACCTCGATGACCATCAACAGCCCCGCCAACGCGATCTGGGCGATGTACCTCGCCAACGCCGAAAAGCGCGGCTTTAAGCTCCACAAGCTCGGCGGCACCATCCAAAACGACATCCTCAAGGAGTTTATCGCCCAGAAAGAGTACATCTTCCCGCCCGCGCCCTCGGTAAAGCTGGTGATCGATACCTTCGAGTGGGGGCCCAAGCACGTGCCCAAGTGGAACGTCATCTCGGTCTCGGGCTACCACATCCGCGAGGCGGGTTCGACGGCCGTGCAGGAGCTCGCTTTTACCCTCGCCGACGGCATCCACTACGTCCGCAAAGCGTTAGAGCGCGGCCTCGACATCGACGAGTTCGCCCCCCGCATCTCGTTCTTTTTCAACGTCCACAACGACTTTTTCGAGGAGATCGCTAAGTTTCGCGCGGCGCGCCGCATCTGGGCGAAG
This window contains:
- a CDS encoding acyl-CoA mutase large subunit family protein produces the protein MKSKRDWLETSYRAATARFPERSYPFRTLSNIEVAPVYTHEDLQDFDPAEKLGYPGEFPYTRGVQASMYRGKLWTMRQFAGFGSAEQTNARFKKLLEAGQTGLSTAFDLPTLMGYDADHPMAKGEVGKMGVAVSSLADMERLFDGIDLERVTTSMTINSPANAIWAMYLANAEKRGFKLHKLGGTIQNDILKEFIAQKEYIFPPAPSVKLVIDTFEWGPKHVPKWNVISVSGYHIREAGSTAVQELAFTLADGIHYVRKALERGLDIDEFAPRISFFFNVHNDFFEEIAKFRAARRIWAKQMRDVYGAKNPKSWMLRTHAQTAGVSLTAQQPLVNIARVAIQALAGVLGGTNSLHTDAYDEALALPTEEAATIALRTQQVIAYETGVANTVDPLAGSYYLESLTDEMERQCLEIFEQIDALGGVERAIDAGYFAAEIGEASYQQQREFDSKERLTVGVNAFVSESPETPLLPFDPEVERVQQERLERVRRERNPQAAESALEALRDAAKAGRNTMPAFMACAHAYCTLGEQMDVLREVYGVYEEPVMV